Proteins encoded in a region of the Victivallis lenta genome:
- a CDS encoding glycoside hydrolase family 2 TIM barrel-domain containing protein, whose translation MHLFNHDGWANASSDPEEARRVARTLKRLGYNSVRTLFPVEAKDNYPDNIMRICDEEGLLQFVNLDGVTGREFAIWNDPEVRRNLETRMAASIRRRRNHPSCVMYFLSSNFLGYGWDYHPLKMADGYLPAFQKSRAGICSEAVKIMRKYDPSRPFFFQAGGNFGPVITSNAYFCWWPQAERNAWPEVWSAIGTKPLHIIETGFPYIRSFYGMDLQYPGEKPLFYHENLARYYGPAVYRDSDREMLASTAASTQGKAAEVYYDAPWHQKLRSDLLRETIPLWRSFGISGICPFSEIHYAFRKHAPHRTSHTAKAWEVEAPEFRRFGWTPDLRKIQYQSDIDSSRPLPAASALADALAPRLTLLDGGAAAPSDRRRNYFGGETLRKGLTLINDTQAETRFETGWRLLDAAGKTVAGNRKGELLAPGETARLPVEVKLPAVASRSSFRLTAAGAARALEITVFPRPAARRADSVALYDEKGLTAAALQAAGITCRNAIGLDTLDGITLLTIGRESLTPEFASFALRMHLKERIDAGKLNVLFFEQTPEALAGLGLRARPVYAREVFLSPALSLPGLSDGDCRDWAGNGTLAPSEQPPAPETEESVASPLWHWSNRNMVASYPLRRPVEGDCRILAACGMDLLYTPLLEMRSGAGRIVFCQLEISGRSEPDPAALLVASGLVTAYAAPNPERGETEFLAPAAVTPAETAGYLEKVRNGAVLLAPPGSGPLFGLREKTENVNRFAFTPAGKAHWPDLTERDGFLRAPQTLTVLSGKGLIPLTLPAFAAELRYGRGRIIFLETPADPQREERERGRKNGPDSSAEWSAEILAERFAQLRNRIIAANNPGLPSTAERLERPLAAGQQLDLSGRWEFKAGDGGKPETVVVPGFYNLQLPHHEGFVGIAEYRRTVTLPEHFRGRELLLDLGAVDDLDESFVNGVKIGATGEETAGYWAARRRYPVPADLTQSGRLDIVIRAENLRGNGGITGHARLLLPEKDEDASEYPYTGLNARYDTETHVRW comes from the coding sequence ATTCACCTCTTCAATCACGACGGCTGGGCCAACGCAAGCTCGGACCCCGAAGAAGCGCGCCGCGTCGCCCGGACGCTGAAGCGTCTCGGCTACAACAGCGTACGCACGCTGTTTCCGGTCGAGGCCAAAGACAATTATCCGGACAACATCATGCGCATATGCGACGAAGAGGGGCTGCTTCAGTTCGTGAACCTCGACGGCGTCACCGGCCGGGAGTTCGCAATCTGGAACGATCCGGAGGTCCGCCGGAATCTCGAAACGAGAATGGCCGCATCAATCCGCCGCCGGCGCAACCATCCTTCCTGCGTCATGTACTTTCTTTCCAGCAACTTCCTCGGTTACGGCTGGGATTACCATCCGCTGAAGATGGCCGACGGCTATCTGCCCGCGTTCCAGAAAAGCCGGGCCGGCATCTGCTCCGAGGCCGTGAAGATCATGCGGAAATACGATCCGTCCCGCCCGTTCTTCTTCCAGGCGGGCGGCAATTTCGGGCCGGTCATCACCAGCAACGCCTACTTCTGCTGGTGGCCGCAGGCCGAGCGCAACGCATGGCCGGAGGTCTGGAGCGCCATCGGAACAAAACCGCTGCACATCATCGAAACCGGATTCCCCTACATCCGGTCGTTCTACGGCATGGACCTGCAGTATCCCGGGGAAAAACCGCTGTTCTACCATGAAAACCTCGCGCGTTACTACGGCCCCGCCGTCTACCGGGATTCCGACCGGGAAATGCTTGCCTCCACCGCCGCCTCGACGCAGGGCAAAGCGGCCGAGGTCTACTATGACGCCCCCTGGCACCAGAAGCTCCGGAGCGACCTGCTCCGGGAAACAATCCCCCTCTGGCGCAGCTTCGGAATTTCCGGCATCTGCCCGTTTTCCGAAATCCACTATGCGTTCCGGAAACATGCACCGCACCGGACCAGCCACACCGCCAAAGCATGGGAGGTGGAGGCTCCGGAATTCCGCCGCTTCGGCTGGACCCCCGACCTGCGGAAAATCCAGTATCAGAGCGATATCGACTCCAGCCGGCCGCTGCCCGCCGCTTCGGCGCTGGCGGACGCTCTCGCTCCCCGGCTCACCCTCCTCGACGGAGGGGCCGCCGCGCCGAGCGACAGACGCCGCAACTACTTCGGCGGCGAAACGCTCCGGAAAGGGCTCACGCTGATCAACGACACGCAGGCGGAAACCCGTTTCGAAACCGGCTGGCGGCTGCTTGACGCGGCGGGAAAAACCGTCGCCGGGAACCGGAAAGGAGAGCTCCTCGCCCCCGGGGAAACCGCCCGGCTGCCGGTTGAAGTCAAACTGCCGGCGGTCGCCTCGCGCAGCAGCTTCCGGCTGACCGCCGCCGGCGCGGCGCGTGCCCTCGAAATCACCGTATTCCCGCGCCCGGCGGCGCGGCGGGCGGACTCCGTCGCCCTGTACGACGAAAAGGGATTGACCGCCGCCGCGCTGCAGGCCGCCGGGATCACCTGCCGCAACGCGATCGGGCTCGACACGCTTGACGGCATCACCCTGCTCACCATCGGCCGCGAGAGCCTGACGCCGGAGTTCGCATCCTTCGCCCTCCGGATGCACCTGAAAGAAAGGATCGACGCCGGAAAACTCAACGTCCTGTTTTTCGAACAAACCCCCGAAGCGCTTGCCGGGCTCGGGCTGCGCGCCAGACCGGTCTACGCCCGCGAGGTGTTCCTCTCCCCTGCCCTGTCCCTGCCCGGCCTCTCGGACGGCGACTGCCGGGATTGGGCCGGAAACGGAACGCTCGCGCCGTCGGAGCAGCCGCCCGCGCCGGAAACCGAAGAAAGCGTCGCCAGCCCGCTCTGGCACTGGAGCAACCGCAATATGGTCGCAAGTTATCCGCTTCGCCGCCCCGTGGAAGGCGACTGCCGGATTCTCGCCGCCTGCGGCATGGATTTGCTCTATACGCCGCTGCTCGAAATGCGTTCGGGCGCGGGGCGGATCGTCTTCTGCCAGCTCGAGATCTCCGGCCGGAGCGAGCCGGACCCGGCGGCACTGCTTGTCGCCTCGGGCCTCGTCACGGCCTATGCCGCCCCGAACCCGGAAAGAGGGGAAACGGAATTCCTTGCGCCGGCCGCCGTCACCCCGGCGGAGACGGCCGGTTATCTCGAAAAAGTCCGGAACGGCGCCGTCCTGCTCGCACCGCCCGGCAGCGGCCCGCTTTTCGGCCTGCGCGAAAAGACGGAAAACGTCAACCGGTTCGCCTTCACTCCGGCCGGGAAAGCCCACTGGCCGGACCTGACGGAACGGGACGGCTTTCTGCGTGCGCCGCAGACGCTCACCGTGCTCTCCGGCAAAGGACTCATCCCGCTGACCCTCCCGGCCTTCGCAGCCGAACTCCGGTATGGCCGGGGCAGAATCATCTTTCTGGAAACCCCTGCCGATCCGCAGCGCGAAGAGAGAGAACGCGGCCGGAAAAACGGCCCGGATTCCTCTGCGGAATGGAGCGCCGAGATTCTGGCGGAACGCTTCGCCCAGCTCAGAAACCGGATCATCGCCGCCAACAACCCCGGACTGCCCTCGACGGCGGAACGGCTCGAACGCCCGCTCGCCGCCGGGCAGCAGCTTGATTTAAGCGGCCGCTGGGAGTTCAAAGCCGGAGACGGCGGAAAGCCGGAAACGGTCGTCGTCCCCGGCTTCTACAACCTCCAGCTGCCGCACCACGAAGGATTCGTCGGAATTGCCGAATATCGCCGGACAGTCACGCTGCCGGAACATTTCCGCGGCCGGGAACTGCTCCTGGACCTCGGCGCAGTCGACGACCTCGACGAAAGCTTCGTCAACGGCGTGAAAATCGGAGCGACGGGCGAGGAGACTGCCGGATACTGGGCTGCCCGGCGGCGCTATCCGGTCCCTGCCGATCTCACGCAGTCCGGCAGGCTCGATATCGTCATCCGGGCGGAAAACCTGCGCGGGAACGGCGGCATCACCGGCCATGCCCGCCTCCTGCTGCCGGAAAAAGACGAAGACGCATCCGAGTATCCCTATACCGGGCTGAACGCCCGGTACGACACCGAAACCCACGTCCGCTGGTAA
- a CDS encoding Gfo/Idh/MocA family protein: MKKIGICFIGCGNHANRFVYPALSGLPDAALLAVCSLDPEEAETNRRRHGAAHAYTDYREMIRRERPEAVIVVGPPQLHFEAGAFCIECGIPFYTEKPSGADVRQARELAGRAEAAGVYGQVGFMMRHSAVIREAGRLMAEHRTGAPEYGIVRYFTSGPYRSDEIYGMPGTDDLSFLRRYLAVQAVHPVNLAASFLGDIAEVTSEVRFSGENILTEIRLKDAAGKRMNALLHTFVAPEYGNLKFGTELFFADRSMIFTNAFASLDYYPPAPSPHGNSHHWEFAAFGNSNIKMGYETELRYFLDCVRGNEPREGLATLRDSLKTMEILETVANEQEKREHDSQNSDIQRAG; this comes from the coding sequence ATGAAAAAAATCGGAATCTGTTTCATCGGCTGCGGGAATCATGCCAACCGCTTTGTCTATCCCGCCCTCTCCGGCCTGCCGGACGCGGCGCTGCTGGCGGTCTGTTCACTCGACCCGGAGGAGGCGGAAACGAACCGCCGCAGACACGGCGCGGCACACGCCTACACCGACTACCGGGAAATGATCCGGCGCGAACGGCCGGAGGCGGTGATCGTCGTGGGGCCGCCGCAGCTGCACTTCGAGGCCGGCGCGTTCTGCATCGAATGCGGAATCCCGTTCTATACGGAAAAGCCGTCCGGCGCCGACGTCCGGCAGGCGCGGGAGCTGGCCGGACGGGCGGAAGCGGCCGGAGTCTACGGCCAGGTCGGCTTCATGATGCGTCACAGCGCGGTAATCCGCGAAGCCGGGCGGCTCATGGCGGAGCACCGGACCGGCGCGCCGGAGTACGGCATCGTGCGTTATTTCACCAGCGGCCCCTACCGCTCCGACGAAATCTACGGAATGCCGGGAACGGACGACCTCTCGTTCCTGCGCAGGTACCTGGCCGTTCAGGCGGTCCACCCGGTCAACCTCGCGGCGTCGTTCCTCGGGGATATCGCGGAAGTCACCTCCGAAGTCCGGTTTTCCGGCGAAAACATCCTGACGGAGATCCGGCTGAAGGACGCCGCCGGAAAACGGATGAACGCCCTTCTGCACACCTTCGTCGCGCCGGAATACGGCAACCTGAAATTCGGAACCGAGCTGTTCTTCGCCGACCGCAGCATGATCTTCACCAACGCCTTCGCCTCGCTCGACTACTACCCGCCCGCGCCGTCGCCGCATGGAAATTCACATCACTGGGAATTCGCCGCGTTCGGCAACAGCAACATCAAAATGGGCTACGAAACCGAACTGCGCTATTTCCTCGACTGCGTGCGGGGAAACGAGCCGCGCGAAGGCCTCGCCACGCTCCGGGACAGCCTGAAAACCATGGAAATCCTGGAAACCGTCGCCAACGAACAGGAGAAACGGGAACATGATTCGCAAAATTCTGACATTCAACGGGCTGGATAA
- a CDS encoding LamG domain-containing protein, whose product MKSGLICILLALGAVISGGAEENNLKFYASFDRSAEPELALDGAGLREAGKLSFVEGKYGKALHFSRKDSPGDLQYNLGGIFSRNEWTVAMWVRPDQSGNANYGSREPGRYLFRTNLGWECGNLYAGFDNWGKFILNHFDAKNRYRGVAFSSLGFASGEWVHLAFGCRNGKHRVFINGNEAACTKNEDVTEPGPLQTVLRLGSMDFRAGDQFEGAIDELKLFDKCLTAEEVREAMESTPGRARRKTLVYDPFEGETAPAGAGSFTASELVFPAGGGVKIIRHGYDRRGSLVLERIPGLGGPAVSFSCRFTPEWNGADDRETHGILYADAPGLRCELAKRGEKLAFTLASGGNRHEITLDAAPLKKGIPATIAAGFDLVSGELYLALDGTVERKRTAPAPPSAAGAATGKLGVGDLPDTDVYARTQAEGTIAELFAVDAFVLPDELARLHAAERAAWERKRAGETLAQLPVRPAELPLWSLNGAETVSTATRRRMTLNALWRFQLTAPDRPFDVRNWEYLAVPGRYSGQGNGLADCEFYRRNAQLARLPRNADYHGRSPYDYVSGYFERAFRADPAWRGRQVIFLLDELSRSQKGTLYLNGRKLADLPEGAFFEIPLPAERLKFGEDNFLTIHAVDDGGYWNWRGIKGDTALLIKPPVTAEYPGIVTSVTRKTITFELTLRNRSAAPATLRAEARIAGGDAPDAFVSPDVTLAPGEEKTISFGGRWENPRLWSPDTPHLYTAHFQLKSSSGILIDEPEPVRSSASANSNCADATTT is encoded by the coding sequence ATGAAATCCGGACTCATCTGTATCCTGCTCGCACTCGGTGCCGTTATTTCCGGCGGCGCGGAGGAAAACAATCTCAAATTCTACGCCTCGTTCGACCGTTCCGCGGAGCCGGAGCTCGCCCTCGACGGCGCCGGGCTCCGGGAGGCCGGAAAGCTCTCCTTCGTCGAAGGAAAATACGGGAAAGCGCTTCACTTCAGCCGCAAGGATTCGCCCGGCGACCTGCAGTACAACCTCGGCGGAATTTTCAGCCGGAATGAATGGACGGTCGCCATGTGGGTCAGGCCCGATCAGTCCGGGAATGCGAACTACGGCAGCCGGGAACCGGGGCGTTACCTCTTCCGCACCAACCTCGGCTGGGAGTGCGGCAACCTCTACGCCGGCTTCGACAACTGGGGCAAATTCATCCTGAACCACTTCGACGCGAAAAACCGTTACCGCGGCGTTGCGTTCTCCAGCCTCGGTTTCGCTTCCGGCGAATGGGTTCACCTCGCTTTCGGCTGCCGGAACGGCAAGCACCGGGTCTTCATCAACGGCAATGAAGCCGCCTGCACGAAAAACGAGGATGTCACCGAGCCCGGCCCTCTCCAGACCGTTCTCCGGCTCGGCAGCATGGACTTCCGGGCCGGAGACCAGTTCGAAGGCGCAATCGACGAGTTGAAGCTCTTCGACAAGTGCCTGACCGCGGAAGAGGTCCGGGAAGCGATGGAATCCACACCCGGCAGGGCCCGGCGCAAAACGCTCGTCTACGATCCGTTCGAAGGCGAAACCGCGCCGGCGGGGGCGGGCTCCTTCACGGCCTCGGAACTGGTCTTCCCGGCCGGCGGCGGCGTCAAAATCATCCGCCACGGCTATGACCGGCGCGGCAGCCTCGTGCTGGAGCGGATTCCGGGGCTCGGAGGCCCGGCCGTATCGTTCTCCTGCCGGTTCACGCCGGAATGGAACGGCGCCGACGACCGCGAAACGCACGGAATTCTGTATGCCGACGCGCCCGGCCTGCGCTGCGAGCTGGCCAAACGCGGCGAAAAACTCGCATTCACACTCGCCTCCGGCGGGAACAGACACGAAATCACGCTTGACGCCGCCCCGCTGAAGAAGGGAATCCCCGCAACGATCGCCGCGGGATTCGATCTCGTTTCCGGGGAACTTTACCTGGCGCTCGACGGAACCGTCGAACGGAAACGGACAGCGCCCGCCCCCCCGTCCGCCGCCGGGGCCGCAACCGGAAAACTCGGAGTCGGCGACCTCCCGGATACCGACGTTTACGCCCGGACGCAGGCGGAAGGAACCATCGCGGAGCTCTTCGCGGTCGACGCATTCGTCCTGCCGGACGAGCTTGCCCGTCTCCACGCGGCCGAACGGGCGGCATGGGAACGCAAACGGGCCGGAGAAACCCTCGCCCAGCTCCCGGTCCGGCCGGCGGAACTCCCGCTGTGGTCCCTCAACGGCGCGGAAACCGTCTCGACGGCGACCCGCAGACGAATGACGCTGAATGCACTGTGGCGCTTCCAGCTGACCGCGCCGGACCGGCCGTTCGATGTCCGGAACTGGGAGTATCTCGCCGTTCCGGGCCGGTACAGCGGCCAGGGCAACGGACTGGCCGACTGTGAATTCTACCGCCGGAACGCGCAACTCGCCCGGCTGCCCCGCAATGCGGATTACCACGGCCGGTCGCCCTACGACTATGTGAGCGGTTATTTCGAGCGCGCCTTCCGCGCTGATCCCGCCTGGCGCGGCAGACAGGTCATCTTCCTGCTCGACGAGCTCAGCAGAAGCCAGAAGGGGACGCTCTACCTGAACGGCCGGAAGCTGGCCGACCTGCCGGAAGGCGCCTTTTTCGAAATTCCGCTGCCGGCCGAACGGCTGAAATTCGGAGAGGACAATTTCCTGACCATCCACGCCGTCGACGACGGAGGCTACTGGAACTGGCGCGGAATCAAAGGCGACACCGCGCTTCTCATCAAACCGCCGGTCACGGCGGAATATCCGGGAATCGTCACCTCCGTAACCCGGAAAACCATAACCTTCGAACTGACGCTGCGAAACCGCTCCGCCGCCCCGGCGACTCTCCGCGCCGAAGCGCGAATCGCGGGCGGGGACGCTCCGGACGCCTTTGTCTCTCCGGACGTCACCCTCGCCCCCGGCGAGGAGAAAACGATCTCATTCGGCGGCAGATGGGAGAATCCCAGGCTCTGGAGCCCGGACACCCCCCATCTCTACACTGCGCACTTTCAACTGAAAAGCAGCTCCGGCATCCTCATCGACGAACCGGAGCCGGTCCGCTCTTCGGCTTCCGCGAATTCGAACTGCGCGGACGCGACTACTACCTGA
- a CDS encoding LamG-like jellyroll fold domain-containing protein — protein MEKPAAVALKTVAKALAGFRFSRRIGAEENPNRFLLEFVSSSGEKRYAHWSDDEKEHEWRVPAGFGMFSRVTMTGQKRIGVYRPGDRLVSGPAVEYLIPEAAKPENWKVLGVLLPAPDAAGPWQAEPSAEAAVRGERLATGVRDLSGAVDYWFRPEKEDFGKTILTGGDLDRSFLTLEFRLDAEGRPSVRHRVRQGQKWLEPIGTNEAVPPGRWTRMTYAAGWEGRRLYINGQMVASAPAELGPVSPAFHIAPAPLKGEAGQLKVISGDGFQL, from the coding sequence ATGGAGAAGCCGGCCGCTGTCGCTCTCAAGACGGTGGCGAAGGCGCTCGCCGGCTTCCGGTTCTCGCGCCGGATCGGGGCGGAGGAGAATCCGAACCGCTTTCTGCTTGAGTTTGTCTCGTCTTCCGGGGAAAAACGGTATGCGCATTGGAGCGACGACGAAAAGGAGCACGAATGGCGGGTTCCGGCCGGATTCGGCATGTTTTCCCGCGTCACGATGACCGGGCAGAAACGCATCGGCGTTTATCGGCCCGGCGACCGTCTCGTATCCGGCCCGGCGGTCGAGTACCTGATTCCGGAAGCCGCCAAGCCGGAGAACTGGAAGGTTCTCGGGGTGCTCCTGCCGGCTCCGGATGCCGCCGGGCCGTGGCAGGCCGAACCCTCCGCGGAAGCTGCGGTGCGCGGGGAACGCCTGGCGACCGGCGTCCGCGACCTCTCCGGCGCGGTCGATTACTGGTTCCGCCCGGAGAAGGAGGATTTCGGCAAAACGATTCTGACCGGCGGAGATCTGGACCGCTCTTTCCTGACGCTTGAGTTCCGGCTCGACGCCGAGGGACGCCCCTCGGTGCGTCACCGGGTCCGGCAGGGGCAGAAGTGGCTTGAGCCCATCGGCACCAATGAAGCCGTGCCGCCGGGCCGGTGGACCCGCATGACCTACGCGGCCGGCTGGGAAGGCCGGCGGCTCTATATCAACGGCCAGATGGTCGCGTCGGCTCCGGCGGAGCTCGGCCCCGTTTCGCCCGCATTCCATATCGCCCCGGCTCCGCTGAAAGGGGAGGCCGGTCAGCTGAAGGTCATCTCCGGCGACGGATTTCAACTCTGA
- a CDS encoding DUF1559 domain-containing protein → MNKRRFTLIELLVVIAIIAILAGILLPALNRARERGRSISCLSNLKQLGQGFEFYAMTYNDYYPRSYGTIGGYTGTNLFWQRQIYPMIFSSLSAAGSELQAFAKTRLHCPSARPVEGEWQEWTVITSYAMNAYLGGVNWDNHAFPDDRFCKRNKIRTLSQAYLLAEDSSGNTGNAYCLYSYDFNLPPKVQTRHTNSGNFLFAGGNARSVTMGEFTHWDQWNGLEIGQGVYHNCY, encoded by the coding sequence ATGAACAAACGCCGCTTCACCCTCATCGAACTGCTTGTGGTTATCGCGATCATCGCCATTCTCGCCGGAATCCTTCTGCCGGCGCTGAACCGGGCCCGCGAACGCGGCAGGTCGATCTCCTGCCTGTCGAACCTGAAGCAGCTCGGACAGGGCTTTGAATTCTACGCCATGACCTACAACGACTATTATCCCCGCAGCTACGGCACGATCGGCGGCTACACCGGTACGAATCTCTTCTGGCAGCGTCAGATCTATCCGATGATCTTCTCTTCGCTGAGCGCCGCCGGCAGCGAACTTCAGGCGTTCGCCAAAACCAGGCTCCACTGCCCCTCCGCCCGGCCCGTCGAAGGCGAGTGGCAGGAGTGGACAGTCATCACCTCCTATGCGATGAACGCCTATCTCGGCGGCGTCAACTGGGACAACCACGCATTCCCGGATGACCGCTTCTGCAAGCGGAACAAAATACGAACCCTCTCGCAGGCGTACCTGCTGGCCGAAGACTCTTCCGGCAACACGGGGAACGCCTACTGCCTGTACTCCTACGACTTCAACCTGCCGCCGAAAGTCCAGACGCGCCACACCAACTCCGGCAATTTCCTCTTCGCCGGAGGAAACGCGCGCTCGGTCACAATGGGGGAATTCACCCACTGGGACCAGTGGAACGGGCTTGAGATCGGCCAGGGCGTTTACCATAACTGTTACTGA
- a CDS encoding DUF2264 domain-containing protein, with translation MANNRREEWVRQLRRMADPVLEALRQRVLKQAMPVESAAPRSDCTHMEAFGRLLCGIAPWLELGPDGSDEGALRRRYAELTLEAVAAAVDPASPDYLWAPPDEPKPNLQLLVDTAFFAHALVRAPRRLIGGMTPELRKLTADLLIRSRVITPGPNNWLLFSAMVEAALRKMGFPADSTRMAYALRQHDQWFKGDGVYGDGRNFAFDYYNSFVIQPMMLDVVETIAGDAEEWELLRSRVLRRMRRYAAIQERLIAPDGSFPAVGRSIAYRCGAFQALAAIALRRELPEELHPSAVREALSAVIARTLDAPGTRDENGWLRIGLCGHQPGLGEIYISTGSLYLASTAFLPLGLPESDEFWSAPAEPWSSVKIWSGCDLPADHAVQDL, from the coding sequence ATGGCGAACAATCGGCGGGAGGAGTGGGTCCGGCAGCTGCGGCGCATGGCCGACCCGGTTCTGGAGGCGCTTCGGCAGAGGGTTTTGAAACAGGCGATGCCGGTCGAGTCCGCGGCGCCCCGTTCCGACTGCACCCATATGGAGGCGTTCGGGCGGCTGCTCTGCGGCATTGCGCCGTGGCTTGAACTCGGGCCGGACGGCTCGGATGAAGGCGCCCTGCGCCGCCGGTATGCGGAGCTGACGCTTGAGGCGGTCGCCGCGGCGGTCGATCCGGCTTCCCCCGATTACCTCTGGGCGCCGCCGGACGAGCCGAAACCGAATCTGCAGCTGCTGGTGGACACCGCGTTTTTCGCGCACGCGCTGGTGCGCGCCCCGCGGCGGCTCATCGGCGGCATGACGCCGGAGCTGCGGAAGCTGACGGCCGATCTGCTGATCCGCTCCCGGGTCATCACGCCGGGGCCGAATAACTGGCTGCTTTTCTCCGCGATGGTCGAGGCGGCGCTGCGGAAGATGGGCTTTCCGGCCGATTCGACCCGCATGGCGTATGCGCTGCGCCAGCATGACCAGTGGTTCAAGGGGGACGGCGTTTACGGCGACGGGCGCAACTTCGCTTTCGACTATTACAACAGTTTTGTCATCCAGCCGATGATGCTGGACGTCGTCGAGACGATTGCCGGTGACGCGGAGGAGTGGGAGCTTCTCCGCTCCCGGGTTCTGCGCCGGATGCGCCGGTATGCGGCGATTCAGGAGCGGCTGATCGCGCCGGACGGGTCGTTTCCGGCGGTCGGGCGCTCCATCGCCTACCGCTGCGGCGCGTTTCAGGCGCTGGCGGCGATCGCGCTGCGCCGGGAACTGCCGGAGGAGCTGCATCCGTCCGCCGTCCGCGAAGCGCTTTCCGCCGTCATCGCCCGCACGCTGGATGCCCCCGGGACCCGGGATGAAAACGGCTGGCTCCGGATCGGCCTCTGCGGCCACCAGCCGGGACTCGGCGAGATATACATTTCGACCGGCAGCCTCTACCTGGCTTCGACGGCCTTCCTGCCGCTCGGCCTGCCGGAGAGCGACGAATTCTGGAGCGCCCCGGCCGAACCGTGGAGCTCCGTGAAGATCTGGTCCGGCTGCGACCTGCCGGCGGATCATGCGGTTCAGGACCTCTGA
- a CDS encoding zinc-binding dehydrogenase — MIRKILTFNGLDNVSFTTEEYVPPEGGCVLFTDFSTVSPGTELFSIREGRPVQPGYIRTGHTADGQHCFVFPSMAESSAGHCNLHAPGPGSLLLPLPDGLPPELAGFLRFINIGLHPFCRRKPLPERVAVIGLGPVGNLAAQTSKLLGCDTTGVDPSPGRRKLAARCGIGRAIPPEDFNTRERQFDLVIDTVCSSSSLEASARSLKDGGGCSMVGIVKDGPFAASQLCREIWNRDLHFESGWEMKNPLSRTEQNLKRGLNWVLAGGYTLRPLLSGIVEPEPEAIRAAYRNLADHPGDCFCYAIDWRRLSERSSRRRAGYQ; from the coding sequence ATGATTCGCAAAATTCTGACATTCAACGGGCTGGATAACGTGTCATTCACCACCGAAGAATACGTTCCGCCGGAGGGCGGCTGCGTGCTCTTCACCGACTTCAGCACGGTCAGCCCCGGAACCGAGCTCTTTTCCATCCGGGAAGGCCGGCCGGTGCAGCCCGGCTACATCCGGACCGGACACACCGCGGACGGACAACACTGTTTCGTCTTCCCGTCGATGGCGGAGAGCTCGGCCGGACACTGCAATCTGCACGCCCCCGGTCCCGGCTCGCTGCTGCTGCCGCTGCCGGACGGGCTGCCGCCGGAACTCGCCGGTTTCCTGCGGTTCATCAACATCGGGCTGCACCCCTTCTGCCGCCGGAAACCTCTGCCGGAACGCGTCGCGGTGATCGGGCTCGGTCCGGTCGGCAACCTCGCCGCCCAGACCTCGAAGCTTCTCGGATGCGACACGACCGGCGTCGATCCGTCGCCCGGACGACGGAAACTCGCGGCCCGGTGCGGAATCGGCCGCGCCATCCCGCCGGAGGATTTCAATACGCGCGAGCGGCAGTTCGATCTGGTCATCGACACGGTCTGCTCTTCCTCCAGTCTGGAAGCCTCCGCGCGAAGCCTGAAGGACGGCGGCGGATGCAGCATGGTCGGCATCGTGAAGGACGGCCCGTTCGCGGCCTCGCAGCTCTGCCGCGAAATCTGGAACCGCGACCTGCATTTCGAATCGGGGTGGGAGATGAAAAATCCACTCTCCCGGACCGAGCAAAATCTGAAGCGCGGCCTGAACTGGGTCCTCGCGGGCGGCTACACGCTGCGCCCGCTGCTCTCCGGCATCGTGGAGCCGGAACCGGAGGCGATCCGCGCCGCCTACCGGAATCTGGCGGACCATCCCGGCGACTGCTTCTGTTACGCGATCGACTGGAGACGGCTTTCCGAACGTTCCTCTCGCCGCAGAGCAGGATATCAATAA
- a CDS encoding helix-turn-helix transcriptional regulator has product MRQLIQPHLLGIDTGHAPGFRFDSPGAIDETCLVMCFRTPVRILTRNGIETGAPGCCILHSLDFREYHFSVPGSREGFRNDWLKAAFEVVSPIVAELKLPYDTLLPTGRPDLLESGIAAIRAELENPDGYSDTAVRLLLHQLLLTVRRAYTEEMRCRTVMTPSERDYYPAFRKICDSLRKEYRREFRIGSLAAEVNLSPERFSVLYRKFFGRSPYAELIDARILAAKRLLTSTAFTVKEISAMCGWQDQYYFSRLFKEKCAVSPRDFRRHYNRYAK; this is encoded by the coding sequence ATGCGTCAATTGATTCAACCGCACCTGCTCGGCATCGACACCGGTCATGCGCCGGGATTCCGGTTCGATTCGCCGGGAGCGATCGACGAAACCTGCCTTGTCATGTGTTTCCGCACTCCCGTCCGGATTCTGACCCGGAACGGCATCGAAACCGGCGCGCCGGGATGCTGCATCCTGCACAGTCTCGACTTCAGGGAGTATCATTTCAGTGTGCCGGGTTCCCGCGAGGGGTTCCGCAACGACTGGCTGAAGGCCGCTTTCGAGGTCGTTTCGCCGATCGTTGCGGAGCTGAAGCTGCCCTACGACACGCTGTTGCCGACCGGGCGGCCGGATCTGCTCGAATCCGGCATCGCGGCGATCCGGGCGGAGCTCGAAAATCCCGACGGGTATTCGGATACCGCGGTCCGGCTGCTGCTGCACCAGCTGCTGCTGACCGTCCGGCGCGCCTATACGGAAGAGATGCGCTGCCGGACCGTGATGACGCCGAGCGAGCGCGACTATTACCCGGCGTTCCGGAAAATCTGCGATTCCCTGCGGAAGGAGTACCGCCGCGAGTTCCGCATCGGTTCCCTCGCCGCCGAAGTGAATCTGAGCCCGGAGCGGTTTTCGGTCCTCTACCGGAAGTTTTTCGGCAGGTCTCCCTACGCGGAGCTCATCGACGCGAGGATACTTGCCGCGAAGCGTCTTCTGACCAGCACCGCTTTCACCGTCAAGGAGATTTCCGCCATGTGCGGCTGGCAGGATCAGTATTATTTCTCGCGTCTGTTCAAGGAGAAATGCGCCGTTTCTCCCCGAGATTTCCGGCGGCACTACAACCGTTACGCCAAATAA